A region from the Triplophysa rosa linkage group LG4, Trosa_1v2, whole genome shotgun sequence genome encodes:
- the LOC130553307 gene encoding mesothelin-like, which yields MDSRNGEWDPEMVQLIVSKYLSVSGNRLGSSELNSLGSNICALNTSVLNNIAAASIEKATALPMTNCTSEQKRIVFGVAQSAFSVTNRRGADAVSLSTYQLLQSYLGGADITFVRKLVNSNVNMDLITFMSLEQSVINVLNVMDVKSLLGVSVGDLKTYDSASQVQQWIKLQLQTDLDTLKISLTGGRNATVTTAVPSASNSTTKAPSGQNSTVTAAGGNTVAASTTKGGVSRVYAPVCLQLILLAVTVQLLH from the exons ATGGACTCACGCAATGGAGAGTGGGACCCTGAGATG gttcaGCTGATTGTCAGTAAGTATCTGAGTGTGAGTGGAAACAGACTGGGCAGCAGTGAACTCAACTCACTGGGATCAAACATTTGTGCTCTCAACACAAGTGTGCTGAACAACATCGCAGCAGCCAGCATCGA GAAGGCGACTGCTCTTCCCATGACCAACTGCACTTCAGAGCAGAAGAGAATTGTGTTCGGCGTCGCTCAGAGCGCATTCAGCGTGACAAACAGACGAGGCGCAGacgctgtcagtctttcaaCATATCAACTGCTGCAGTCTTACCTCG gtggTGCTGATATTACGTTTGTGCGTAAACTTGTGAATTCAAACGTCAACATGGATCTGATCACCTTCATGAGTCTGGAGCAGAGCGTCATCAAT gtgctGAATGTGATGGATGTGAAGAGTTTGTTGGGGGTGAGTGTAGGAGATCTGAAGACGTATGACAGCGCTTCACAGGTTCAGCAGTGGATCAAACTGCAGCTGCAGACGGATCTCGACACGCTCAAAATCAGTCTCACGGGTGGCAGGAACGCCACGGTAACCACAGCCGTACCTTCTGCATCCAACAGCACAACTAAAGCCCCATCAGGACAGAACAGCACCGTCACAGCAGCCGGAGGAAACACCGTAGCTGCCTCCACAACAAAag GTGGTGTCTCTAGAGTTTATGCACCTGTCTGTCTGCAGCTGATCCTATTGGCTGTTACAGTGCAGCTGCTGCATTGA
- the LOC130553112 gene encoding uncharacterized protein LOC130553112 has protein sequence MVRTYKRKTNRASTTPDTMLKAVRQVLVFKKTIRAAAEEFGINYRTLARYCTKIPREEVEGDAEHPSCTVGFIGARQVFNPETETELISCISRATDIYYSLPPKAIRKLSYQLAKRHQLHMPASWRENKQASADWFAAFLKRHPTLSVRSAEPSSRCATGHAEMFYSKLKELTERHRFKPEDVWNVDEMGISSSQRADRVVIRRGQTQLGCASDRGPLVSVACAVSAAGNTIPPYFVFPRVQFREHFLTGAPVGSSGGANLNGWMREEQFVEFLRHFTRHTECSPERPCLLLLDSHASHLSIEGLSYAKTNGMVMLSFPPHCPPSVQPLERSVYEPFKKCVNAAIDSWMLGGPGRSLTIHHIPGIVSSALPLAVTPDNITDGFKACGVFPLDTNKGSLTDRSQPSASNHSDDTSECERQPTAEKLHFYQRLKNSEKDGAHLHRLS, from the coding sequence ATGGTGAGGACGTATAAAAGAAAGACCAACAGGGCGAGCACGACTCCAGACACGATGCTGAAGGCCGTCAGACAGGTGCTGGTGTTCAAGAAGACCATCCGAGCCGCAGCCGAGGAGTTCGGCATCAATTATCGCACCCTCGCTCGATACTGTACCAAAATTCCCCGAGAGGAGGTGGAGGGAGACGCCGAACACCCGAGCTGCACGGTGGGCTTCATCGGCGCCAGACAAGTGTTCAACCCTGAAACAGAGACGGAACTGATCTCCTGCATCTCAAGAGCAACTGACATTTATTACTCGCTGCCACCCAAAGCCATCAGAAAGCTATCCTATCAGCTGGCGAAGAGGCACCAGCTGCACATGCCGGCGTCATGGAGGGAAAATAAACAAGCCAGCGCCGACTGGTTCGCTGCTTTTCTGAAGAGACATCCCACGCTGTCCGTCAGATCGGCAGAACCGTCGAGTCGCTGCGCTACAGGCCACGCTGAGATGTTTTACAGCAAACTGAAGGAGCTCACGGAGCGACACCGTTTCAAACCTGAGGACGTCTGGAACGTGGATGAAATGGGCATCAGCTCGTCTCAAAGAGCCGATCGTGTGGTCATCAGAAGAGGACAGACGCAGCTCGGGTGCGCGTCTGACAGAGGACCTCTCGTGAGCGTGGCCTGTGCCGTCTCCGCCGCCGGAAACACCATTCCACCTTATTTCGTCTTCCCAAGAGTACAGTTCAGGGAGCACTTTCTGACCGGCGCGCCCGTCGGGAGCTCGGGCGGAGCAAATCTTAACGGTTGGATGAGAGAGGAGCAGTTCGTCGAGTTCCTGCGACATTTCACACGTCACACCGAATGCTCGCCGGAGCGACCCTGTCTCCTGCTCCTCGACAGTCACGCATCACATCTGTCCATCGAAGGACTCAGTTACGCCAAAACAAACGGCATGGTGATGCTCTCCTTCCCTCCACACTGTCCTCCGAGCGTACAGCCGCTGGAGCGCTCCGTCTACGAGCCCTTTAAGAAGTGTGTGAACGCAGCCATCGACAGCTGGATGCTGGGAGGCCCCGGGAGGAGTCTCACCATTCATCATATTCCGGGAATCGTCTCCAGCGCGCTCCCGCTGGCCGTCACTCCAGACAACATCACAGACGGCTTTAAAGCGTGTGGAGTTTTCCCTCTCGACACAAACAAAGGATCACTGACCGACCGCTCTCAACCTTCTGCGTCCAACCACTCAGACGACACGAGTGAATGTGAGCGTCAGCCCACAGCAGAGAAACTTCACTTTTACCAAAGACTGAAAAACTCGGAGAAAGACGGCGCTCATCTCCACCGGCTCTCCTGA
- the LOC130552779 gene encoding cytochrome P450 3A30 has translation MTVLFSAETWALLVTFVALLIIYGYWPLSFFKNLGIPGPKPLPFFGTMLEYRKGFFDFDLECFKKYGKVWGIYDARQPVLCILDLSIFKTVLVKECYSLFTNRRNFRLNGPLYDAVSIVEDDDWRRIRSVLSPSFTSGRLKEMFDIMKTNSKTLYQNLGKSANRGEAVDIKELFGGYSMDVVTSTAFSVDIDSINNPKDPFVTNIKKMLKFDFLNPLFLFAALFPFMAPVLEKMDLAFFPTSVTDFFYAALQKLKSERVANDHKKRVDFLQLMVDSQTAGKSEPGEQREKGLSDHEILSQSMIFIFAGYETTSSTLTFLFYNLSTNPDALKKLQKEIDETFPNKASLDYETLMNMDYLDAALNESLRLFPPAARLERVCKKTVEINGLIIPKDMVVMIPTYVLHRDPEHWSDPDTFKPERFTRDNRESIDPYTFMPFGMGPRNCIGMRFAQVTMKLAVVEILQRCDVRVCEETQVPLELGVSGLLAPKKPIKLKFTPRSTSLSNNSSSS, from the exons ATGACGGTGTTGTTCTCAGCTGAAACATGGGCTCTTCTCGTCACGTTTGTGGCTCTTCTCATCAT ATATGGATACTGGCCTCTGAGCTTCTTCAAGAATCTGGGGATTCCAGGACCCAAACCCCTCCCGTTCTTTGGAACCATGCTGGAATACAGAAAG GGTTTTTTTGATTTCGATTTGGAGTGTTTTAAGAAGTATGGAAAAGTCTGGGG aatttatgACGCGAGGCAACCTGTTCTGTGTATTTTGGATCTGTCCATCTTCAAAACCGTCCTGGTGAAAGAATGTTACTCTCTCTTCACTAACAGAAGG aactTTCGTCTGAACGGTCCGCTGTATGACGCTGTGTCTATTGTTGAAGATGATGACTGGAGGAGAATCCGCAGTGTTCTGTCTCCCTCCTTCACCAGCGGAAGATTGAAAGAG ATGTTTGACATCATGAAAACAAACTCAAAAACTTTATATCAGAATCTGGGAAAATCAGCCAATCGAGGAGAAGCCGTGGACATTAAAGA GTTGTTTGGAGGATACAGTATGGATGTGGTCACCAGTACAGCGTTCAGTGTTGACATCGACTCTATCAACAACCCCAAAGATCCGTTTGTGACCAACATCAAAAAAATGCTCAAGTTTGACTTTCTGAACCCTCTGTTTCTGTTTGCCG CTTTATTTCCTTTCATGGCACCCGTCCTGGAGAAAATGGATTTGGCCTTTTTCCCGACATCGGTCACAGATTTCTTCTACGCTGCCCTACAGAAGCTCAAGTCTGAGAGAGTGGCCAACGATCACAAG AAAAGAGTCGACTTCCTGCAGCTGATGGTGGATTCTCAGACAGCCGGCAAATCAGAACCTGgtgaacagagagagaaag GTTTAAGTGATCATGAGATCTTGTCTCAGTCTATGATCTTCATCTTTGCTGGTTATGAGACGACCAGCAGTACTCTGACGTTCCTCTTCTACAATCTGTCAACAAATCCAGACGCCCTGAAGAAACTGCAGAAAGAAATTGATGAAACGTTCCCAAATAAG GCATCGTTGGATTATGAGACTTTGATGAACATGGATTATCTGGACGCAGCTCTGAATGAATCTCTCCGGCTGTTTCCTCCAGCTGCTCGACTGGAGCGCGTCTGTAAGAAGACGGTGGAGATCAACGGTCTCATCATTCCTAAAGATATGGTTGTTATGATCCCAACATACGTCCTTCACAGAGACCCGGAGCACTGGAGCGATCCCGACACCTTCAAACCAGAAAG GTTCACTAGAGATAACAGAGAGTCCATCGACCCATACACGTTCATGCCCTTCGGTATGGGACCCAGGAACTGCATCGGCATGCGTTTCGCTCAGGTCACAATGAAACTGGCCGTCGTGGAGATCTTACAGAGATGTGATGTGAGAGTGTGTGAGGAGACCCAG GTTCCTCTGGAGCTCGGCGTCAGTGGTCTACTGGCTCCTAAAAAACCCATCAAACTGAAATTCACCCCTCGATCCACTTCACTCTCAAACAACAGCAGCAGCTCATGA